CTGGGGCAGGGCACCATCGGCGGCATTCCTTATATCGCCATCCTGCTGTTTGTGGCCTTTGCCATCGGCGCGGTGGTGCTGCGCTACACCCGCTTTGGCCGCCGCGTGCTGGCGATTGGCGGCAACGAGGAAGCCTCGCGCCTGATGGGACTTCCGGTAGAGCGCACCTTGCTGAGCGTGTATACCCTGTCAGGTGCACTGGCGGGACTGGCAGGCGTGATTCTGGCCTCGCAATTTGGCGCAGGCCAACCTACCGAGGGGCTGGGCTGGGAACTGACCGCCATTGCCGCCGTTGTGGTGGGCGGCACGCTGCTGACGGGCGGCATGGGGTCTATCGGCTCCACGCTGGTGGGCGTGTTGCTGCTGGGGGTGATTTTCAATGTGCTGAACTTTGAAAACGGGCGTGGCACCATCAGTCTGACGGTGTACTGGCAATCGGTGATCCGGGGAGCCTTCCTGCTGCTGGTGGTGATCTTGCAAAACCGCCTGACCCGCGCCCGTACTGAGCCGTAGGGCTAAACAGATTGCTGACCCGCTAGATTACTGAACCGATTTAGAGTAAACTTTGTTACAACACAACTTTAGGTTTATCAAAGGAGACGCCATGACGACCATGACTCAGCCCGGCATCATTCACCCCACTTCTCCGGCCAGCGAATATGATCTGTCCGGCATCATGGGTGCCCTCTACGGCGACGGCATCCTTGGCCTGAAGGGAGCCTTTTCCCGCGAGTGGGCGCAGCACCTCGGTGAAGACATCGCCGTGCTGTACGAGGCGGCTCTCAAGCGTCCGGGCGGCGCGGTGGGGCGCGGCACCAACCGCCATTACGTCGAAATTCACCCCGAAACGGTGCGCGGCTTTACTGAACTCGTAACGCATCCCTGGGTGCATACCGTGTGCGCCAGCGTCCTGGGGCCAGAATACAAGATCGTCGAAATCGGCTTCGACGTGCCCGGCCCCGGCGCAAAAGACCAGCCCTGGCACCGCGATTTCCCGGTTGGCGACGAAACCCTGATTGGCCGCCGCCTGAATTCGCTGGCCTTCAACATCACGACTGTAGATGTAGAGGAAGACATGGGGCCTTTTGAAATCGCGCCCGGCACGCAGTGGGACGACCCCAGCCTCTATGACCACGGCATGTTCCCGCCCACCTCCTTATATGAGCGCTATCAGGCCCGCGCCCAGCGCAAGTTCCCAAAAATGGGCGACATTTCGGTGCGTTCGGCGCTCACGATTCACCGGGGCACCGCCAACCAGTCCCAAAAATCGCGCCCCGTGCTGGTGCTGGGTGTGGACGCCCCCGGCGCAGGCAACCACGAAAAACACGACTTTCAGGTCACGCGGGCGTTTTATGAAACCCTGCCGCAAGAAGTGCGCGACCACCTGCTGTGCCGCATCGTGGAGGAGCTGGAACCGATTGTTCAGGGCCATACGATTGAAGGCCTGATGATGGGCGATGCGTAAGAAAAATTCCGAACAGGGCGGTGCGGTGACGGTTCGCCTCCGAGCAAAGCGAGTCGGAATGGAGACGGATGTTGTGGAATGGAATACTGTTCAGTGCCCTTCTGAGCAGTCTGGAATGCAGCAGAATCTGATCGGCAGAGGCGTAAACCAACAGGCAATCCCATGAGCGATCCCCAAAGCATCACTGCACACTTTGGCGAAGACTTGGGCGGGGCATCGCTGCCCGGCAGCATCACGGCGATGGAAGGCCGGGGCGGATTTTTGCGCGTGGCCCTGACGCCGCCCGCAGCAGGCCCGCAGCCCACCAGCGGCAGTAAATGTGAACTAGAGATGCATGACGGTGCACGCTTCCGCTTCGTGGTAACGGAATTGTTGCCCGAAAGCGCCGAATTCCGCATGAAGCTGCTCGGCAAAGGCTGAACCCTTATTGGGCAAGCAGCCCACGCAGATCAGGATTCAAACACCTGACGCCCTGCCTAGTATCTTGACACGTCCAGTAAGCGTCCGGCAGTGATCTCCCGGTGATGCATCTATGCCACTTGGCTCCGGTGATCCGTGCCCGCTTTTCACCGCAACTCTGCAAATCTATTCGGACTGCAAGCCGTCTCCCGCTGGCTTGCAGTCCGAAGCCGCATTGGGTGTGGTGGAGGGCTTCTACGCGCCCTTGCACAAATTCTGTCCCCGGTGTCGTATCTCGTCTTGGTCTTGGGCGGAAAGATAAAACCTCAGCGACGATAGCCCTTGTCGCCAATGATCTTTGGGCCGCCAAAGTCAGGCCATTGGCAGTTGAGTTCGTACCCAACGGCGGTGTCATGCAAGTTGGCCGGCAGGTGAAACCCAGGCGTGCAATTTGTCCCCGTAGGCATCTCCTTGAGTGCCATGCCTCCAACGCACAGCGTTTCCCCCGTTGAGGACGGCAAATGGGCAGCGGCGTGGCATCAATGATCACTTCGGCACAGCGCTCTGCTGGACGAACGATCTGCTCCAGATGATCGAGCAGCCGCAGTCCCCGGGTAGAGGCCTGAGTGTGGGAAGGCAGACCTGATCGGTCTGCCTTCAACATGCCCCGCCAGATTGACGGATACGGGTATTTGAACACCAAACGGGCCAAGAGGAGAGTCAGCAAATGAGCGTCACTGAGTCTTTGATGACGGTACCGCCGTTCATCAGAAGAGTGCTGTCTGGCTCAGCGATGGAGTCGATGAATCACAGCCGGACGCCCTAAACTGTGGTGGAGACGATATCTCATCATATCGTCTTTTTTTATCGTCTGGGTGCGGGTAAAACTAGAGCTGCTCAAGCCCTAAACGGGGTAGTATGTTATTTAAATGCCAGCTCATGGAACACAGCCTGACATGGCTCTTGTTGGATCCGTGCAGACAGCGCCATTATGGCCTGTTCCCCAAAGGACTGCCCCTTCACCTTTCTGGTTTTTAAAACTATGCCCACCCGCGTGAGAGGCGGCAGAGGTGCACCTCAATCCGGCACCACAGCACTTGACTGGGCCACCAAAACCTGCACCCCTGCTGCACCCAGTTGGTCTGTCCACGAAGATCCATCCGTCACCAGGGCGTACATCTGGTGTAAGGGAGCCACCGAGTAGGGGGCGATCTGCCCCAACTTGCTGTGGTCAGCCAGCACCACTGTTCGGTCAGCCACCGCTAACATCGCCCGTTTCACGGCGGCGTCTCCTTCCGAAACCGACGTCACACCTGCAAAAGGATGCACCGCGCACGCGCCTAAAAAAGTCCAATCCGTTCGGCGACGGCCTATAGTTTCCAAGGCACTCGCCCCGGTGAGATAACGTGACCGCACGTTCCAATCTCCACCCGTCAAGCTCAGAGCAACGTCGGGTTCGGATGCAAAGATTGAGGCAATATCCAGTGAGTTGGTCAACACCGTCAGGGGCCTGACCCGTAAGCGGCGCGCCAGCTCAAACACCGTCGAACCCGCATCCAACAGCACGGATTGTCCCGGTTCCACCAAGTGCGCTGCCACGGCACCTATGCTGGCTTTGGCTCCACCACTGAGCTCGGCGCGGTTTACCCAGGCCATTCGGCCCGGATCCAAGGCGACCGCGCCTCCGTGGGTTTTCTGCAGGTAGCCACGGGCGGCCAGCGCTTTCAGGTCTCGCCGCACCGTGTCCTCAGATACGCCTAAATTCTGGGCCAGATCCAGGACTTCAACGCGGCCTAAGCGGGCCAACTCGTTGAGGATGTACTGCTGTCGTTCGGGCACAAACATAGTGGGCCTAGTGTACCTCTTGCGGTTTTTTGCAGCTTTTCCTTTATATTTGCCGACATGTGCAGTTTATACTGCCGCATGAGCCTGCAACCAAGTTCTCACCCCCCACCGAGACGTTTGGCCATCCTTGGTTTAGTTGCCTTTTTGCTGTTGGGGTTGCTGTATCCCATTCTTGGCCCTGCCCTACCCACCCTCAGTAGTCAATTTGGTCTACAGGCCATAGGCGCTTCGTGGCTGATCAGTCTCAATTCTGCTGGAGCCGTCTTGGGGGTGCTGCTCGCGGGCGGACTGGCCTCACGGTGGTCGGCCCGGCAGCGTGCCCTCTTGGCCGTCATGCTCCTGGGGTTGGGCGGTGTCGGGCTGGCCTTGGCCTCCAACTTTGCTTTAGCCCTTTTGGCCTCCTGCTGGTTGGGTGTGGGCTTTGGAATGCTTGACCTGACCGTCAACGTCTGGTTGTCCACAAGTTACGCCGAACGCAGCGCCGCCATGCTGAATCTGCTGAGCGCGAGTTTCGGCGTAGGTGCTGTCTTGGCCCCCTTGGCTGTGGGATCGGCTGG
Above is a genomic segment from Deinococcus sp. QL22 containing:
- a CDS encoding ABC transporter permease, translated to MSLAQSPPTGASVRNARVVSALQRYGVLIALGLLILFGALRYENFLSPYNITTVLAYNSMFGLIALGMAFVIITGGIDLSVGSVAAFASVVAALLSPYGLWVALFGAVGAAALLGLINGAIIAYLKILPFITTLAMLLAARGLALMLSGNQSVSADYDHGFTTLGQGTIGGIPYIAILLFVAFAIGAVVLRYTRFGRRVLAIGGNEEASRLMGLPVERTLLSVYTLSGALAGLAGVILASQFGAGQPTEGLGWELTAIAAVVVGGTLLTGGMGSIGSTLVGVLLLGVIFNVLNFENGRGTISLTVYWQSVIRGAFLLLVVILQNRLTRARTEP
- a CDS encoding phytanoyl-CoA dioxygenase family protein; its protein translation is MTTMTQPGIIHPTSPASEYDLSGIMGALYGDGILGLKGAFSREWAQHLGEDIAVLYEAALKRPGGAVGRGTNRHYVEIHPETVRGFTELVTHPWVHTVCASVLGPEYKIVEIGFDVPGPGAKDQPWHRDFPVGDETLIGRRLNSLAFNITTVDVEEDMGPFEIAPGTQWDDPSLYDHGMFPPTSLYERYQARAQRKFPKMGDISVRSALTIHRGTANQSQKSRPVLVLGVDAPGAGNHEKHDFQVTRAFYETLPQEVRDHLLCRIVEELEPIVQGHTIEGLMMGDA
- a CDS encoding DeoR/GlpR family DNA-binding transcription regulator, whose translation is MFVPERQQYILNELARLGRVEVLDLAQNLGVSEDTVRRDLKALAARGYLQKTHGGAVALDPGRMAWVNRAELSGGAKASIGAVAAHLVEPGQSVLLDAGSTVFELARRLRVRPLTVLTNSLDIASIFASEPDVALSLTGGDWNVRSRYLTGASALETIGRRRTDWTFLGACAVHPFAGVTSVSEGDAAVKRAMLAVADRTVVLADHSKLGQIAPYSVAPLHQMYALVTDGSSWTDQLGAAGVQVLVAQSSAVVPD